In Coregonus clupeaformis isolate EN_2021a chromosome 15, ASM2061545v1, whole genome shotgun sequence, one genomic interval encodes:
- the LOC121575673 gene encoding interferon regulatory factor 8 isoform X4, which translates to MSVNPGGRRLKQWLVEQIQSGQYPGLLWEDDSRTMFRIPWKHAGKQDYNQEVDASIFKAWAVFKGKFKEGEKAEPATWKTRLRCALNKSPDFEEVGDRSQLDISEPYKVYRIVPEEEQKTGKSAAAALTSSSGDITDMDCSSADLEELIKEVKQSSSDEYLDIIKRSHSPQEDGCRMQPSPEYWSQGSVSAFSQMIINFFYGGKLMDSMVTSHADGCRISPGQPPLVQHRSPYGLPDSLQNVRFPPAELIEAERQRHVTRKLLGHLERGVLVRANREGIFIKRLCQSRVFWSGLGGLGPHYSPGGPCKLERDAVVKIFDTGRFFQALQLYQEGQLPAPDPMVTLCFGEELHDLSTAKSKLIIVQITPVNCQQLLDAVSMRRSQYSSPNLEIQSDELQAGEQMARIYQDLCSYTAPQRAACYRDNMPITA; encoded by the exons ATGTCAGTAAACCCGGGCGGTCGGAGGCTGAAACAGTGGCTAGTAGAGCAGATCCAGAGCGGCCAGTACCCGGGGCTGCTCTGGGAGGACGACAGCCGTACCATGTTCCGCATCCCCTGGAAACATGCTGGGAAGCAGGATTACAACCAGGAGGTCGACGCCTCTATCTTCAAG GCCTGGGCTGTGTTTAAGGGTAAGTTTAAGGAGGGGGAGAAGGCTGAGCCTGCTACATGGAAGACCAGGCTGCGGTGTGCCCTCAATAAGAGCCCCGACTTCGAGGAGGTGGGAGACAGGTCCCAGCTGGACATCTCTGAGCCCTACAAGGTGTACCGTATCGTCCCCGAGGAGGAGCAGAAGA CAGGTAAAAGTGCAGCAGCAGCTTTGACATCTAGCTCTGGTGACATTACTGACATGGACTGCAGCTCTGCAGACCTGGAGGAGCTCATCAAAGAGGTGAAACAG TCTTCCAGTGATGAGTACCTGGATATCATCAAGAGGAGCCACTCTCCCCAGGAGGATGGCTGTAGGATGCAGCCCAGCCCAGAGTACTGGTCCCAGGGCAGTGTCAGTG CCTTCTCTCAGATGATCATCAACTTCTTCTACGGTGGGAAGCTGATGGACAGCATGGTGACCTCTCACGCTGATGGCTGTCGTATCTCTCCGGGTCAGCCTCCCTTGGTCCAGCACAGGTCCCCCTACGGTCTCCCAGACAGCCTGCAGAACGTACGTTTCCCCCCCGCTGAGCTCATTGAGGCTGAGCGCCAACGCCATGTCACCCGCAAGCTCCTGGGCCACCTGGAGAGGGGCGTGCTGGTCCGTGCCAACCGCGAGGGCATCTTCATCAAGAGGCTGTGCCAGAGCCGTGTGTTCTGGAGCGGGCTGGGGGGATTGGGTCCCCACTACAGCCCTGGGGGGCCCTGCAAACTGGAGAGAGATGCTGTGGTGAAGATTTTTGACACAGGAAGGTTCTTCCAAG CTCTCCAGCTGTACCAGGAGGGCCAGCTTCCCGCCCCTGACCCCATGGTGACCCTGTGTTTCGGGGAGGAGCTTCATGACCTCAGCACAGCCAAGAGCAAACTTATCATCGTCCAG ATCACTCCAGTGAACTGCCAGCAGCTGTTGGATGCAGTGAGCATGCGTCGTTCACAGTACAGCAGTCCTAACCTGGAGATCCAGTCAGATGAGCTGCAGGCCGGGGAGCAGATGGCCCGGATCTACCAGGACCTGTGTAGCTACACCGCTCCCCAGAGGGCAGCCTGCTACAGGGACAACATGCCCATCACCGCCTGA
- the LOC121575673 gene encoding interferon regulatory factor 8 isoform X1 has product MSVNPGGRRLKQWLVEQIQSGQYPGLLWEDDSRTMFRIPWKHAGKQDYNQEVDASIFKAWAVFKGKFKEGEKAEPATWKTRLRCALNKSPDFEEVGDRSQLDISEPYKVYRIVPEEEQKTGKSAAAALTSSSGDITDMDCSSADLEELIKEVKQSSSDEYLDIIKRSHSPQEDGCRMQPSPEYWSQGSVSVFPGHQDPSPMGSFNAAFSQMIINFFYGGKLMDSMVTSHADGCRISPGQPPLVQHRSPYGLPDSLQNVRFPPAELIEAERQRHVTRKLLGHLERGVLVRANREGIFIKRLCQSRVFWSGLGGLGPHYSPGGPCKLERDAVVKIFDTGRFFQALQLYQEGQLPAPDPMVTLCFGEELHDLSTAKSKLIIVQITPVNCQQLLDAVSMRRSQYSSPNLEIQSDELQAGEQMARIYQDLCSYTAPQRAACYRDNMPITA; this is encoded by the exons ATGTCAGTAAACCCGGGCGGTCGGAGGCTGAAACAGTGGCTAGTAGAGCAGATCCAGAGCGGCCAGTACCCGGGGCTGCTCTGGGAGGACGACAGCCGTACCATGTTCCGCATCCCCTGGAAACATGCTGGGAAGCAGGATTACAACCAGGAGGTCGACGCCTCTATCTTCAAG GCCTGGGCTGTGTTTAAGGGTAAGTTTAAGGAGGGGGAGAAGGCTGAGCCTGCTACATGGAAGACCAGGCTGCGGTGTGCCCTCAATAAGAGCCCCGACTTCGAGGAGGTGGGAGACAGGTCCCAGCTGGACATCTCTGAGCCCTACAAGGTGTACCGTATCGTCCCCGAGGAGGAGCAGAAGA CAGGTAAAAGTGCAGCAGCAGCTTTGACATCTAGCTCTGGTGACATTACTGACATGGACTGCAGCTCTGCAGACCTGGAGGAGCTCATCAAAGAGGTGAAACAG TCTTCCAGTGATGAGTACCTGGATATCATCAAGAGGAGCCACTCTCCCCAGGAGGATGGCTGTAGGATGCAGCCCAGCCCAGAGTACTGGTCCCAGGGCAGTGTCAGTG TCTTCCCGGGGCATCAAGATCCCTCGCCGATGGGTTCTTTCAATGCCG CCTTCTCTCAGATGATCATCAACTTCTTCTACGGTGGGAAGCTGATGGACAGCATGGTGACCTCTCACGCTGATGGCTGTCGTATCTCTCCGGGTCAGCCTCCCTTGGTCCAGCACAGGTCCCCCTACGGTCTCCCAGACAGCCTGCAGAACGTACGTTTCCCCCCCGCTGAGCTCATTGAGGCTGAGCGCCAACGCCATGTCACCCGCAAGCTCCTGGGCCACCTGGAGAGGGGCGTGCTGGTCCGTGCCAACCGCGAGGGCATCTTCATCAAGAGGCTGTGCCAGAGCCGTGTGTTCTGGAGCGGGCTGGGGGGATTGGGTCCCCACTACAGCCCTGGGGGGCCCTGCAAACTGGAGAGAGATGCTGTGGTGAAGATTTTTGACACAGGAAGGTTCTTCCAAG CTCTCCAGCTGTACCAGGAGGGCCAGCTTCCCGCCCCTGACCCCATGGTGACCCTGTGTTTCGGGGAGGAGCTTCATGACCTCAGCACAGCCAAGAGCAAACTTATCATCGTCCAG ATCACTCCAGTGAACTGCCAGCAGCTGTTGGATGCAGTGAGCATGCGTCGTTCACAGTACAGCAGTCCTAACCTGGAGATCCAGTCAGATGAGCTGCAGGCCGGGGAGCAGATGGCCCGGATCTACCAGGACCTGTGTAGCTACACCGCTCCCCAGAGGGCAGCCTGCTACAGGGACAACATGCCCATCACCGCCTGA
- the LOC121575673 gene encoding interferon regulatory factor 8 isoform X2, whose product MSVNPGGRRLKQWLVEQIQSGQYPGLLWEDDSRTMFRIPWKHAGKQDYNQEVDASIFKAWAVFKGKFKEGEKAEPATWKTRLRCALNKSPDFEEVGDRSQLDISEPYKVYRIVPEEEQKSKSAAAALTSSSGDITDMDCSSADLEELIKEVKQSSSDEYLDIIKRSHSPQEDGCRMQPSPEYWSQGSVSVFPGHQDPSPMGSFNAAFSQMIINFFYGGKLMDSMVTSHADGCRISPGQPPLVQHRSPYGLPDSLQNVRFPPAELIEAERQRHVTRKLLGHLERGVLVRANREGIFIKRLCQSRVFWSGLGGLGPHYSPGGPCKLERDAVVKIFDTGRFFQALQLYQEGQLPAPDPMVTLCFGEELHDLSTAKSKLIIVQITPVNCQQLLDAVSMRRSQYSSPNLEIQSDELQAGEQMARIYQDLCSYTAPQRAACYRDNMPITA is encoded by the exons ATGTCAGTAAACCCGGGCGGTCGGAGGCTGAAACAGTGGCTAGTAGAGCAGATCCAGAGCGGCCAGTACCCGGGGCTGCTCTGGGAGGACGACAGCCGTACCATGTTCCGCATCCCCTGGAAACATGCTGGGAAGCAGGATTACAACCAGGAGGTCGACGCCTCTATCTTCAAG GCCTGGGCTGTGTTTAAGGGTAAGTTTAAGGAGGGGGAGAAGGCTGAGCCTGCTACATGGAAGACCAGGCTGCGGTGTGCCCTCAATAAGAGCCCCGACTTCGAGGAGGTGGGAGACAGGTCCCAGCTGGACATCTCTGAGCCCTACAAGGTGTACCGTATCGTCCCCGAGGAGGAGCAGAAGA GTAAAAGTGCAGCAGCAGCTTTGACATCTAGCTCTGGTGACATTACTGACATGGACTGCAGCTCTGCAGACCTGGAGGAGCTCATCAAAGAGGTGAAACAG TCTTCCAGTGATGAGTACCTGGATATCATCAAGAGGAGCCACTCTCCCCAGGAGGATGGCTGTAGGATGCAGCCCAGCCCAGAGTACTGGTCCCAGGGCAGTGTCAGTG TCTTCCCGGGGCATCAAGATCCCTCGCCGATGGGTTCTTTCAATGCCG CCTTCTCTCAGATGATCATCAACTTCTTCTACGGTGGGAAGCTGATGGACAGCATGGTGACCTCTCACGCTGATGGCTGTCGTATCTCTCCGGGTCAGCCTCCCTTGGTCCAGCACAGGTCCCCCTACGGTCTCCCAGACAGCCTGCAGAACGTACGTTTCCCCCCCGCTGAGCTCATTGAGGCTGAGCGCCAACGCCATGTCACCCGCAAGCTCCTGGGCCACCTGGAGAGGGGCGTGCTGGTCCGTGCCAACCGCGAGGGCATCTTCATCAAGAGGCTGTGCCAGAGCCGTGTGTTCTGGAGCGGGCTGGGGGGATTGGGTCCCCACTACAGCCCTGGGGGGCCCTGCAAACTGGAGAGAGATGCTGTGGTGAAGATTTTTGACACAGGAAGGTTCTTCCAAG CTCTCCAGCTGTACCAGGAGGGCCAGCTTCCCGCCCCTGACCCCATGGTGACCCTGTGTTTCGGGGAGGAGCTTCATGACCTCAGCACAGCCAAGAGCAAACTTATCATCGTCCAG ATCACTCCAGTGAACTGCCAGCAGCTGTTGGATGCAGTGAGCATGCGTCGTTCACAGTACAGCAGTCCTAACCTGGAGATCCAGTCAGATGAGCTGCAGGCCGGGGAGCAGATGGCCCGGATCTACCAGGACCTGTGTAGCTACACCGCTCCCCAGAGGGCAGCCTGCTACAGGGACAACATGCCCATCACCGCCTGA
- the LOC121575673 gene encoding interferon regulatory factor 8 isoform X5, which produces MSVNPGGRRLKQWLVEQIQSGQYPGLLWEDDSRTMFRIPWKHAGKQDYNQEVDASIFKAWAVFKGKFKEGEKAEPATWKTRLRCALNKSPDFEEVGDRSQLDISEPYKVYRIVPEEEQKTGKSAAAALTSSSGDITDMDCSSADLEELIKESSSDEYLDIIKRSHSPQEDGCRMQPSPEYWSQGSVSAFSQMIINFFYGGKLMDSMVTSHADGCRISPGQPPLVQHRSPYGLPDSLQNVRFPPAELIEAERQRHVTRKLLGHLERGVLVRANREGIFIKRLCQSRVFWSGLGGLGPHYSPGGPCKLERDAVVKIFDTGRFFQALQLYQEGQLPAPDPMVTLCFGEELHDLSTAKSKLIIVQITPVNCQQLLDAVSMRRSQYSSPNLEIQSDELQAGEQMARIYQDLCSYTAPQRAACYRDNMPITA; this is translated from the exons ATGTCAGTAAACCCGGGCGGTCGGAGGCTGAAACAGTGGCTAGTAGAGCAGATCCAGAGCGGCCAGTACCCGGGGCTGCTCTGGGAGGACGACAGCCGTACCATGTTCCGCATCCCCTGGAAACATGCTGGGAAGCAGGATTACAACCAGGAGGTCGACGCCTCTATCTTCAAG GCCTGGGCTGTGTTTAAGGGTAAGTTTAAGGAGGGGGAGAAGGCTGAGCCTGCTACATGGAAGACCAGGCTGCGGTGTGCCCTCAATAAGAGCCCCGACTTCGAGGAGGTGGGAGACAGGTCCCAGCTGGACATCTCTGAGCCCTACAAGGTGTACCGTATCGTCCCCGAGGAGGAGCAGAAGA CAGGTAAAAGTGCAGCAGCAGCTTTGACATCTAGCTCTGGTGACATTACTGACATGGACTGCAGCTCTGCAGACCTGGAGGAGCTCATCAAAGAG TCTTCCAGTGATGAGTACCTGGATATCATCAAGAGGAGCCACTCTCCCCAGGAGGATGGCTGTAGGATGCAGCCCAGCCCAGAGTACTGGTCCCAGGGCAGTGTCAGTG CCTTCTCTCAGATGATCATCAACTTCTTCTACGGTGGGAAGCTGATGGACAGCATGGTGACCTCTCACGCTGATGGCTGTCGTATCTCTCCGGGTCAGCCTCCCTTGGTCCAGCACAGGTCCCCCTACGGTCTCCCAGACAGCCTGCAGAACGTACGTTTCCCCCCCGCTGAGCTCATTGAGGCTGAGCGCCAACGCCATGTCACCCGCAAGCTCCTGGGCCACCTGGAGAGGGGCGTGCTGGTCCGTGCCAACCGCGAGGGCATCTTCATCAAGAGGCTGTGCCAGAGCCGTGTGTTCTGGAGCGGGCTGGGGGGATTGGGTCCCCACTACAGCCCTGGGGGGCCCTGCAAACTGGAGAGAGATGCTGTGGTGAAGATTTTTGACACAGGAAGGTTCTTCCAAG CTCTCCAGCTGTACCAGGAGGGCCAGCTTCCCGCCCCTGACCCCATGGTGACCCTGTGTTTCGGGGAGGAGCTTCATGACCTCAGCACAGCCAAGAGCAAACTTATCATCGTCCAG ATCACTCCAGTGAACTGCCAGCAGCTGTTGGATGCAGTGAGCATGCGTCGTTCACAGTACAGCAGTCCTAACCTGGAGATCCAGTCAGATGAGCTGCAGGCCGGGGAGCAGATGGCCCGGATCTACCAGGACCTGTGTAGCTACACCGCTCCCCAGAGGGCAGCCTGCTACAGGGACAACATGCCCATCACCGCCTGA
- the LOC121575673 gene encoding interferon regulatory factor 8 isoform X3, translated as MSVNPGGRRLKQWLVEQIQSGQYPGLLWEDDSRTMFRIPWKHAGKQDYNQEVDASIFKAWAVFKGKFKEGEKAEPATWKTRLRCALNKSPDFEEVGDRSQLDISEPYKVYRIVPEEEQKTGKSAAAALTSSSGDITDMDCSSADLEELIKESSSDEYLDIIKRSHSPQEDGCRMQPSPEYWSQGSVSVFPGHQDPSPMGSFNAAFSQMIINFFYGGKLMDSMVTSHADGCRISPGQPPLVQHRSPYGLPDSLQNVRFPPAELIEAERQRHVTRKLLGHLERGVLVRANREGIFIKRLCQSRVFWSGLGGLGPHYSPGGPCKLERDAVVKIFDTGRFFQALQLYQEGQLPAPDPMVTLCFGEELHDLSTAKSKLIIVQITPVNCQQLLDAVSMRRSQYSSPNLEIQSDELQAGEQMARIYQDLCSYTAPQRAACYRDNMPITA; from the exons ATGTCAGTAAACCCGGGCGGTCGGAGGCTGAAACAGTGGCTAGTAGAGCAGATCCAGAGCGGCCAGTACCCGGGGCTGCTCTGGGAGGACGACAGCCGTACCATGTTCCGCATCCCCTGGAAACATGCTGGGAAGCAGGATTACAACCAGGAGGTCGACGCCTCTATCTTCAAG GCCTGGGCTGTGTTTAAGGGTAAGTTTAAGGAGGGGGAGAAGGCTGAGCCTGCTACATGGAAGACCAGGCTGCGGTGTGCCCTCAATAAGAGCCCCGACTTCGAGGAGGTGGGAGACAGGTCCCAGCTGGACATCTCTGAGCCCTACAAGGTGTACCGTATCGTCCCCGAGGAGGAGCAGAAGA CAGGTAAAAGTGCAGCAGCAGCTTTGACATCTAGCTCTGGTGACATTACTGACATGGACTGCAGCTCTGCAGACCTGGAGGAGCTCATCAAAGAG TCTTCCAGTGATGAGTACCTGGATATCATCAAGAGGAGCCACTCTCCCCAGGAGGATGGCTGTAGGATGCAGCCCAGCCCAGAGTACTGGTCCCAGGGCAGTGTCAGTG TCTTCCCGGGGCATCAAGATCCCTCGCCGATGGGTTCTTTCAATGCCG CCTTCTCTCAGATGATCATCAACTTCTTCTACGGTGGGAAGCTGATGGACAGCATGGTGACCTCTCACGCTGATGGCTGTCGTATCTCTCCGGGTCAGCCTCCCTTGGTCCAGCACAGGTCCCCCTACGGTCTCCCAGACAGCCTGCAGAACGTACGTTTCCCCCCCGCTGAGCTCATTGAGGCTGAGCGCCAACGCCATGTCACCCGCAAGCTCCTGGGCCACCTGGAGAGGGGCGTGCTGGTCCGTGCCAACCGCGAGGGCATCTTCATCAAGAGGCTGTGCCAGAGCCGTGTGTTCTGGAGCGGGCTGGGGGGATTGGGTCCCCACTACAGCCCTGGGGGGCCCTGCAAACTGGAGAGAGATGCTGTGGTGAAGATTTTTGACACAGGAAGGTTCTTCCAAG CTCTCCAGCTGTACCAGGAGGGCCAGCTTCCCGCCCCTGACCCCATGGTGACCCTGTGTTTCGGGGAGGAGCTTCATGACCTCAGCACAGCCAAGAGCAAACTTATCATCGTCCAG ATCACTCCAGTGAACTGCCAGCAGCTGTTGGATGCAGTGAGCATGCGTCGTTCACAGTACAGCAGTCCTAACCTGGAGATCCAGTCAGATGAGCTGCAGGCCGGGGAGCAGATGGCCCGGATCTACCAGGACCTGTGTAGCTACACCGCTCCCCAGAGGGCAGCCTGCTACAGGGACAACATGCCCATCACCGCCTGA
- the LOC121575673 gene encoding interferon regulatory factor 8 isoform X6: MSVNPGGRRLKQWLVEQIQSGQYPGLLWEDDSRTMFRIPWKHAGKQDYNQEVDASIFKAWAVFKGKFKEGEKAEPATWKTRLRCALNKSPDFEEVGDRSQLDISEPYKVYRIVPEEEQKTGKSAAAALTSSSGDITDMDCSSADLEELIKEVKQSSSDEYLDIIKRSHSPQEDGCRMQPSPEYWSQGSVSVFPGHQDPSPMGSFNAAFSQMIINFFYGGKLMDSMVTSHADGCRISPGQPPLVQHRSPYGLPDSLQNVRFPPAELIEAERQRHVTRKLLGHLERGVLVRANREGIFIKRLCQSRVFWSGLGGLGPHYSPGGPCKLERDAVVKIFDTGRFFQALQLYQEGQLPAPDPMVTLCFGEELHDLSTAKSKLIIVQITPVYCQKLAD, translated from the exons ATGTCAGTAAACCCGGGCGGTCGGAGGCTGAAACAGTGGCTAGTAGAGCAGATCCAGAGCGGCCAGTACCCGGGGCTGCTCTGGGAGGACGACAGCCGTACCATGTTCCGCATCCCCTGGAAACATGCTGGGAAGCAGGATTACAACCAGGAGGTCGACGCCTCTATCTTCAAG GCCTGGGCTGTGTTTAAGGGTAAGTTTAAGGAGGGGGAGAAGGCTGAGCCTGCTACATGGAAGACCAGGCTGCGGTGTGCCCTCAATAAGAGCCCCGACTTCGAGGAGGTGGGAGACAGGTCCCAGCTGGACATCTCTGAGCCCTACAAGGTGTACCGTATCGTCCCCGAGGAGGAGCAGAAGA CAGGTAAAAGTGCAGCAGCAGCTTTGACATCTAGCTCTGGTGACATTACTGACATGGACTGCAGCTCTGCAGACCTGGAGGAGCTCATCAAAGAGGTGAAACAG TCTTCCAGTGATGAGTACCTGGATATCATCAAGAGGAGCCACTCTCCCCAGGAGGATGGCTGTAGGATGCAGCCCAGCCCAGAGTACTGGTCCCAGGGCAGTGTCAGTG TCTTCCCGGGGCATCAAGATCCCTCGCCGATGGGTTCTTTCAATGCCG CCTTCTCTCAGATGATCATCAACTTCTTCTACGGTGGGAAGCTGATGGACAGCATGGTGACCTCTCACGCTGATGGCTGTCGTATCTCTCCGGGTCAGCCTCCCTTGGTCCAGCACAGGTCCCCCTACGGTCTCCCAGACAGCCTGCAGAACGTACGTTTCCCCCCCGCTGAGCTCATTGAGGCTGAGCGCCAACGCCATGTCACCCGCAAGCTCCTGGGCCACCTGGAGAGGGGCGTGCTGGTCCGTGCCAACCGCGAGGGCATCTTCATCAAGAGGCTGTGCCAGAGCCGTGTGTTCTGGAGCGGGCTGGGGGGATTGGGTCCCCACTACAGCCCTGGGGGGCCCTGCAAACTGGAGAGAGATGCTGTGGTGAAGATTTTTGACACAGGAAGGTTCTTCCAAG CTCTCCAGCTGTACCAGGAGGGCCAGCTTCCCGCCCCTGACCCCATGGTGACCCTGTGTTTCGGGGAGGAGCTTCATGACCTCAGCACAGCCAAGAGCAAACTTATCATCGTCCAG ATCACTCCAGTCTACTGTCAGAAGCTGGCAGACTGA